Proteins encoded within one genomic window of Bombus terrestris chromosome 11, iyBomTerr1.2, whole genome shotgun sequence:
- the LOC100645293 gene encoding histone deacetylase 4 isoform X11 — protein MPCIYALCKAYRECLASDQRFFLLRVRRFSRVFVLKARLHRVPSRDIGYVRGSQRCGSVKPETHATKTEKSYDVAALTVNAGFGECWRKQNVQRTSASKRRRDQRRTDGFLSRTQEHASPSPVASRGIRSFQFSSRDSRGIGIISDQDVAARPQDVGYRSVEIASAFTHLPQKEMARDTPGSPMSRPRDLVGGVGATTTLTSGGYHAGSGDPASLHGHVLQQKILELQQHHQLQQQILRQQYQAQERQLAELHEQQMHQLKLWEQQKQLEEQRREKERLEALRKKDKHDHSAIASTEVKQRLQSFLVNKKQREAAAAANGAVPGTPGYRSWLQPQSAESAGAANASHPYRMPQMLQEKFADDFPLRKTDSSSNPESGPNSPPTVNNSQASPTAAANAAAAIQEETENTGYGGPLTSSSQQGSLSDLSLFSSPSMPNISLGRPHVPSGSSTTGTKLATVSEAEVRAAFTARLGMPLTGQMLPGTLPFYPSLTVIEGGDAASSGGYVHKQMQNMEHPSITNRQHPSAVYGTATATAPITDTQVAHARLQKAGHRPLGRTQSAPLPLGHPMLQGGIMAPQTHYEEYLAEKQLHDQQQAHNYLKQQIRQTVLTRVGSRGQANQLDEAPENDESAEVIDLTGGKKDLSEESEISKQQRDREQFLQQQRDLMMRHTLQISNESSTAYGGSGTGGGSRSSQPSARPLSRALSSPLVHLTRDAGPQGSQATTGDLFARASSHRSTTGLAYDPLMLKHACVCGETVRGHPEHGGRLQSVWARLSETGLLQRCDRIRSRKATLEEIQTCHSEAHALLFGTNPMNRQKLDVSKLSQLPIKSFVRLPCGGVGVDSDTTWNELNTAPAARMAVGCVVDLAFKTAMGDIKNGFAVVRPPGHHAETNQAMGFCFFNSVAIAARLLHQKLDIRKILILDWDVHHGNGTQQMFYDDPRVLYMSIHRHDEGNFFPGTGGPTECGAGEGLGYNVNVAWSGGLNPPMGDAEYLAAFRTIVMPIAKAFDPSIVLVSAGFDAAVGHPAPLGGYKVSPACFGKMTQQLLGLANGKVVLALEGGYDLAAICDSAQECVRALLGDEPTQLREEELTRIPCQNAVDTLQKTIAVQMSHWPCVKLNAHTVSMSAIEAGQKERDETETVSAMASLSMQQPTNLTTTPEHSREVSEEPMEQDDAK, from the exons GCGGACGGACGGGTTTCTGTCGCGGACACAAGAACACGCAAGTCCATCTCCTGTCGCTTCGAGAGGTATTCGGTCGTTCCAGTTCAGTTCCAGAGATTCGAGAGGAATCGGGATAATATCGGACCAAGACGTCGCGGCCAGACCAC AAGACGTGGGTTACAGGAGCGTTGAGATCGCGTCCGCGTTTACGCATCTACCGCAGAAAG AGATGGCCCGGGATACGCCAGGCTCGCCGATGTCCAGACCGAGAGACCTGGTCGGCGGAGTTGGTGCTACGACCACCTTGACATCGGGCGGCTATCACGCTGGCTCCGGCGATCCAGCGAGCCTGCACGGTCACGTGCTGCAGCAGAAGATACTCGAG CTACAGCAGCATCATCAACTTCAGCAACAAATACTGCGGCAACAGTACCAAGCCCAGGAGCGACAGTTGGCCGAGTTACACGAGCAACAGATGCACCAGCTAAAG CTCTGGGAGCAGCAAAAACAGCTGGAAGAGcagaggagagaaaaagagagactcGAAGCACTGAGGAAGAAGGATAAACACGACCACAGTGCGATCGCTTCGACGGAGGTGAAGCAACGACTTCAG AGCTTCCTCGTGAACAAGAAGCAAAGGGAGGCCGCGGCCGCTGCGAACGGGGCCGTACCTGGTACACCCGGATACAGAAGCTG GTTGCAACCGCAATCGGCGGAATCGGCGGGCGCGGCGAACGCTTCGCATCCCTACCGGATGCCACAGATGCTGCAAGAAAAGTTCGCCGATGATTTTCCTCTTCGGAAAACAG ATTCTAGCAGTAATCCGGAATCTGGGCCTAATTCACCACCGACCGTAAACAATTCTCAAGCGAGTCCCACAGCGGCAGCCAATGCAGCGGCGGCCATCCAAGAA GAGACGGAAAACACCGGCTACGGGGGTCCATTGACCAGCAGCAGTCAGCAAGGTAGCCTGTCGGATCTGTCGTTGTTCAGTTCACCGTCCATGCCCAACATCTCGCTGGGGCGACCTCACGTTCCATCCGGTTCCAGTACG ACCGGTACGAAATTGGCCACCGTCTCGGAGGCAGAGGTACGCGCGGCGTTCACCGCGCGACTAGGGATGCCGCTTACCGGACAAATGTTGCCTGGCACCTTGCCTTTCTACCCATCGTTGACGGTGATCGAGGGAGGAGACGCTGCGTCGAGCGGCGGTTACGTTCACAAACAAATGCAGAATATGGAACACCCGTCGATAACGAACCGGCAACACCCGTCCGCGGTTTACGGCACCGCGACCGCCACGGCTCCCATCACCGACACGCAAGTAGCGCACGCGAGGCTGCAAAAGGCTGGTCACCGGCCTTTAG GTAGGACTCAGTCGGCGCCTCTACCGTTGGGCCATCCGATGCTGCAAGGCGGCATTATGGCGCCGCAGACCCATTACGAGGAGTACCTGGCCGAGAAGCAACTGCACGATCAACAGCAGGCGCACAACTACCTCAAACAACAGATTCGTCAAACGGTGCTGACGCGTGTCGGATCCAGGGGACAGGCGAATCAGCTGGACGAAGCACCGGAGAACGACGAGTCCGCCGAGGTGATAGATCTTACCGGAGGAAAGAAAGATTTGTCGGAAGAGAGCGAGATCTCGAAACAACAACGAGATCGCGAACAGTTTCTTCAGCAGCAGAGAGATCTGATGATGAGACACACCTTGCAAATATCCAACGAGTCGTCGACGGCCTACGGCGGAAGCGGTACCGGTGGCGGCAGCAGGAGCAGTCAGCCGAGTGCCAGACCGCTGTCCAGAGCGCTGTCCAGCCCGTTGGTTCACTTGA CGCGCGACGCAGGTCCTCAGGGAAGCCAAGCCACCACCGGCGATCTGTTCGCGCGCGCTTCTTCCCATCGATCCACTACCGGTTTGGCCTACGATCCGTTAATGTTGAAGCACGCCTGTGTCTGCGGCGAAACGGTTCGTGGTCATCCCGAGCACGGAGGCAGGTTGCAGAGCGTCTGGGCACGGCTTTCGGAGACAGGACTGTTACAGCGCTGCGATCGAATACGTTCGCGCAAAGCCACCCTCGAGGAGATTCAAACGTGTCACAGCGAAGCTCACGCTCTTCTCTTTG GAACGAATCCAATGAACCGACAAAAGCTGGACGTGTCGAAGCTCTCTCAACTTCCGATCAAGAGTTTCGTGCGGCTGCCCTGCGGCGGAGTAGGCGTCGATTCCGACACCACGTGGAACGAACTGAATACCGCGCCGGCCGCCCGAATGGCTGTCGGTTGTGTCGTCGATCTGGCCTTTAAAACCGCCATGGGTGACATTAAGAACGGTTTCGCCGTCGTACGACCGCCCGGACATCACGCCGAAACTAACCAGGCCATGGGTTTCTGCTTCTTCAATTCGGTCGCGATCGCTGCTCGATTGCTTCACCAGAAGCTCGATATTAGGAAAATCTTGATCCTGGATTGG GATGTCCATCATGGGAACGGGACGCAGCAAATGTTCTACGACGACCCACGGGTGCTGTACATGTCGATACACAGGCACGACGAAGGTAACTTCTTTCCAGGAACCGGTGGACCGACCGAGTGCGGGGCTGGCGAGGGTCTGGGCTACAACGTGAACGTAGCCTGGTCCGGTGGGCTGAATCCTCCGATGGGTGACGCGGAATATCTAGCCGCGTTTCGTACGATCGTGATGCCGATCGCGAAGGCGTTCGATCCGAGCATCGTCCTCGTCTCGGCAGGATTCGACGCCGCCGTTGGCCATCCCGCGCCCCTCGGAGGCTACAAAGTTAGCCCCGCTTGCTTCGGCAAGATGACGCAACAGTTGCTCGGACTGGCGAACGGTAAGGTTGTTCTCGCCCTCGAAGGTGGTTACGATTTGGCCGCGATTTGCGACTCCGCCCAAGAATGCGTTCGGGCTCTGCTCGGGGACGAACCTACTCAACTTCGGGAAGAGGAATTGACGAGGATACCTTGTCAAAACGCGGTCGACACGCTGCAAAAGACGATCGCCGTGCAG ATGTCTCATTGGCCTTGCGTCAAGCTGAACGCGCACACGGTGTCGATGAGCGCGATAGAAGCTGGACAGAAAGAGCGCGACGAAACCGAGACGGTCTCCGCGATGGCCTCTCTGTCGATGCAGCAGCCTACCAATTTAAC GACTACCCCAGAACATTCCCGAGAAGTTTCCGAGGAGCCAATGGAACAGGATGACGCCAAATGA
- the LOC100645293 gene encoding histone deacetylase 4 isoform X3 produces MPCIYALCKAYRECLASDQRFFLLRVRRFSRVFVLKARLHRVPSRDIGYVRGSQRCGSVKPETHATKTEKSYDVAALTVNAGFGECWRKQNVQRTSASKRRRDQRRTDGFLSRTQEHASPSPVASRGIRSFQFSSRDSRGIGIISDQDVAARPHVGYRSVEIASAFTHLPQKEMARDTPGSPMSRPRDLVGGVGATTTLTSGGYHAGSGDPASLHGHVLQQKILELQQHHQLQQQILRQQYQAQERQLAELHEQQMHQLKLWEQQKQLEEQRREKERLEALRKKDKHDHSAIASTEVKQRLQSFLVNKKQREAAAAANGAVPGTPGYRSWLQPQSAESAGAANASHPYRMPQMLQEKFADDFPLRKTASEPNLLKVRLKQRVERNMAASRNSPLMTRRKDRLLSHLKRKSLLANSSSNPESGPNSPPTVNNSQASPTAAANAAAAIQEETENTGYGGPLTSSSQQGSLSDLSLFSSPSMPNISLGRPHVPSGSSTTGTKLATVSEAEVRAAFTARLGMPLTGQMLPGTLPFYPSLTVIEGGDAASSGGYVHKQMQNMEHPSITNRQHPSAVYGTATATAPITDTQVAHARLQKAGHRPLGSRTQSAPLPLGHPMLQGGIMAPQTHYEEYLAEKQLHDQQQAHNYLKQQIRQTVLTRVGSRGQANQLDEAPENDESAEVIDLTGGKKDLSEESEISKQQRDREQFLQQQRDLMMRHTLQISNESSTAYGGSGTGGGSRSSQPSARPLSRALSSPLVHLTRDAGPQGSQATTGDLFARASSHRSTTGLAYDPLMLKHACVCGETVRGHPEHGGRLQSVWARLSETGLLQRCDRIRSRKATLEEIQTCHSEAHALLFGTNPMNRQKLDVSKLSQLPIKSFVRLPCGGVGVDSDTTWNELNTAPAARMAVGCVVDLAFKTAMGDIKNGFAVVRPPGHHAETNQAMGFCFFNSVAIAARLLHQKLDIRKILILDWDVHHGNGTQQMFYDDPRVLYMSIHRHDEGNFFPGTGGPTECGAGEGLGYNVNVAWSGGLNPPMGDAEYLAAFRTIVMPIAKAFDPSIVLVSAGFDAAVGHPAPLGGYKVSPACFGKMTQQLLGLANGKVVLALEGGYDLAAICDSAQECVRALLGDEPTQLREEELTRIPCQNAVDTLQKTIAVQMSHWPCVKLNAHTVSMSAIEAGQKERDETETVSAMASLSMQQPTNLTTTPEHSREVSEEPMEQDDAK; encoded by the exons GCGGACGGACGGGTTTCTGTCGCGGACACAAGAACACGCAAGTCCATCTCCTGTCGCTTCGAGAGGTATTCGGTCGTTCCAGTTCAGTTCCAGAGATTCGAGAGGAATCGGGATAATATCGGACCAAGACGTCGCGGCCAGACCAC ACGTGGGTTACAGGAGCGTTGAGATCGCGTCCGCGTTTACGCATCTACCGCAGAAAG AGATGGCCCGGGATACGCCAGGCTCGCCGATGTCCAGACCGAGAGACCTGGTCGGCGGAGTTGGTGCTACGACCACCTTGACATCGGGCGGCTATCACGCTGGCTCCGGCGATCCAGCGAGCCTGCACGGTCACGTGCTGCAGCAGAAGATACTCGAG CTACAGCAGCATCATCAACTTCAGCAACAAATACTGCGGCAACAGTACCAAGCCCAGGAGCGACAGTTGGCCGAGTTACACGAGCAACAGATGCACCAGCTAAAG CTCTGGGAGCAGCAAAAACAGCTGGAAGAGcagaggagagaaaaagagagactcGAAGCACTGAGGAAGAAGGATAAACACGACCACAGTGCGATCGCTTCGACGGAGGTGAAGCAACGACTTCAG AGCTTCCTCGTGAACAAGAAGCAAAGGGAGGCCGCGGCCGCTGCGAACGGGGCCGTACCTGGTACACCCGGATACAGAAGCTG GTTGCAACCGCAATCGGCGGAATCGGCGGGCGCGGCGAACGCTTCGCATCCCTACCGGATGCCACAGATGCTGCAAGAAAAGTTCGCCGATGATTTTCCTCTTCGGAAAACAG CCTCGGAGCCGAACCTGCTGAAGGTGCGACTAAAGCAACGCGTGGAGAGGAACATGGCCGCGTCGAGAAATTCACCCCTGATGACACGCCGGAAGGATCGCCTGCTGTCGCACCTCAAGCGGAAATCACTGCTAGCAA ATTCTAGCAGTAATCCGGAATCTGGGCCTAATTCACCACCGACCGTAAACAATTCTCAAGCGAGTCCCACAGCGGCAGCCAATGCAGCGGCGGCCATCCAAGAA GAGACGGAAAACACCGGCTACGGGGGTCCATTGACCAGCAGCAGTCAGCAAGGTAGCCTGTCGGATCTGTCGTTGTTCAGTTCACCGTCCATGCCCAACATCTCGCTGGGGCGACCTCACGTTCCATCCGGTTCCAGTACG ACCGGTACGAAATTGGCCACCGTCTCGGAGGCAGAGGTACGCGCGGCGTTCACCGCGCGACTAGGGATGCCGCTTACCGGACAAATGTTGCCTGGCACCTTGCCTTTCTACCCATCGTTGACGGTGATCGAGGGAGGAGACGCTGCGTCGAGCGGCGGTTACGTTCACAAACAAATGCAGAATATGGAACACCCGTCGATAACGAACCGGCAACACCCGTCCGCGGTTTACGGCACCGCGACCGCCACGGCTCCCATCACCGACACGCAAGTAGCGCACGCGAGGCTGCAAAAGGCTGGTCACCGGCCTTTAGGTA GTAGGACTCAGTCGGCGCCTCTACCGTTGGGCCATCCGATGCTGCAAGGCGGCATTATGGCGCCGCAGACCCATTACGAGGAGTACCTGGCCGAGAAGCAACTGCACGATCAACAGCAGGCGCACAACTACCTCAAACAACAGATTCGTCAAACGGTGCTGACGCGTGTCGGATCCAGGGGACAGGCGAATCAGCTGGACGAAGCACCGGAGAACGACGAGTCCGCCGAGGTGATAGATCTTACCGGAGGAAAGAAAGATTTGTCGGAAGAGAGCGAGATCTCGAAACAACAACGAGATCGCGAACAGTTTCTTCAGCAGCAGAGAGATCTGATGATGAGACACACCTTGCAAATATCCAACGAGTCGTCGACGGCCTACGGCGGAAGCGGTACCGGTGGCGGCAGCAGGAGCAGTCAGCCGAGTGCCAGACCGCTGTCCAGAGCGCTGTCCAGCCCGTTGGTTCACTTGA CGCGCGACGCAGGTCCTCAGGGAAGCCAAGCCACCACCGGCGATCTGTTCGCGCGCGCTTCTTCCCATCGATCCACTACCGGTTTGGCCTACGATCCGTTAATGTTGAAGCACGCCTGTGTCTGCGGCGAAACGGTTCGTGGTCATCCCGAGCACGGAGGCAGGTTGCAGAGCGTCTGGGCACGGCTTTCGGAGACAGGACTGTTACAGCGCTGCGATCGAATACGTTCGCGCAAAGCCACCCTCGAGGAGATTCAAACGTGTCACAGCGAAGCTCACGCTCTTCTCTTTG GAACGAATCCAATGAACCGACAAAAGCTGGACGTGTCGAAGCTCTCTCAACTTCCGATCAAGAGTTTCGTGCGGCTGCCCTGCGGCGGAGTAGGCGTCGATTCCGACACCACGTGGAACGAACTGAATACCGCGCCGGCCGCCCGAATGGCTGTCGGTTGTGTCGTCGATCTGGCCTTTAAAACCGCCATGGGTGACATTAAGAACGGTTTCGCCGTCGTACGACCGCCCGGACATCACGCCGAAACTAACCAGGCCATGGGTTTCTGCTTCTTCAATTCGGTCGCGATCGCTGCTCGATTGCTTCACCAGAAGCTCGATATTAGGAAAATCTTGATCCTGGATTGG GATGTCCATCATGGGAACGGGACGCAGCAAATGTTCTACGACGACCCACGGGTGCTGTACATGTCGATACACAGGCACGACGAAGGTAACTTCTTTCCAGGAACCGGTGGACCGACCGAGTGCGGGGCTGGCGAGGGTCTGGGCTACAACGTGAACGTAGCCTGGTCCGGTGGGCTGAATCCTCCGATGGGTGACGCGGAATATCTAGCCGCGTTTCGTACGATCGTGATGCCGATCGCGAAGGCGTTCGATCCGAGCATCGTCCTCGTCTCGGCAGGATTCGACGCCGCCGTTGGCCATCCCGCGCCCCTCGGAGGCTACAAAGTTAGCCCCGCTTGCTTCGGCAAGATGACGCAACAGTTGCTCGGACTGGCGAACGGTAAGGTTGTTCTCGCCCTCGAAGGTGGTTACGATTTGGCCGCGATTTGCGACTCCGCCCAAGAATGCGTTCGGGCTCTGCTCGGGGACGAACCTACTCAACTTCGGGAAGAGGAATTGACGAGGATACCTTGTCAAAACGCGGTCGACACGCTGCAAAAGACGATCGCCGTGCAG ATGTCTCATTGGCCTTGCGTCAAGCTGAACGCGCACACGGTGTCGATGAGCGCGATAGAAGCTGGACAGAAAGAGCGCGACGAAACCGAGACGGTCTCCGCGATGGCCTCTCTGTCGATGCAGCAGCCTACCAATTTAAC GACTACCCCAGAACATTCCCGAGAAGTTTCCGAGGAGCCAATGGAACAGGATGACGCCAAATGA
- the LOC100645293 gene encoding histone deacetylase 4 isoform X6: MQGSVNVGGNRMSSEQARASAVATKEDVGYRSVEIASAFTHLPQKEMARDTPGSPMSRPRDLVGGVGATTTLTSGGYHAGSGDPASLHGHVLQQKILELQQHHQLQQQILRQQYQAQERQLAELHEQQMHQLKLWEQQKQLEEQRREKERLEALRKKDKHDHSAIASTEVKQRLQSFLVNKKQREAAAAANGAVPGTPGYRSWLQPQSAESAGAANASHPYRMPQMLQEKFADDFPLRKTASEPNLLKVRLKQRVERNMAASRNSPLMTRRKDRLLSHLKRKSLLANSSSNPESGPNSPPTVNNSQASPTAAANAAAAIQEETENTGYGGPLTSSSQQGSLSDLSLFSSPSMPNISLGRPHVPSGSSTTGTKLATVSEAEVRAAFTARLGMPLTGQMLPGTLPFYPSLTVIEGGDAASSGGYVHKQMQNMEHPSITNRQHPSAVYGTATATAPITDTQVAHARLQKAGHRPLGSRTQSAPLPLGHPMLQGGIMAPQTHYEEYLAEKQLHDQQQAHNYLKQQIRQTVLTRVGSRGQANQLDEAPENDESAEVIDLTGGKKDLSEESEISKQQRDREQFLQQQRDLMMRHTLQISNESSTAYGGSGTGGGSRSSQPSARPLSRALSSPLVHLTRDAGPQGSQATTGDLFARASSHRSTTGLAYDPLMLKHACVCGETVRGHPEHGGRLQSVWARLSETGLLQRCDRIRSRKATLEEIQTCHSEAHALLFGTNPMNRQKLDVSKLSQLPIKSFVRLPCGGVGVDSDTTWNELNTAPAARMAVGCVVDLAFKTAMGDIKNGFAVVRPPGHHAETNQAMGFCFFNSVAIAARLLHQKLDIRKILILDWDVHHGNGTQQMFYDDPRVLYMSIHRHDEGNFFPGTGGPTECGAGEGLGYNVNVAWSGGLNPPMGDAEYLAAFRTIVMPIAKAFDPSIVLVSAGFDAAVGHPAPLGGYKVSPACFGKMTQQLLGLANGKVVLALEGGYDLAAICDSAQECVRALLGDEPTQLREEELTRIPCQNAVDTLQKTIAVQMSHWPCVKLNAHTVSMSAIEAGQKERDETETVSAMASLSMQQPTNLTTTPEHSREVSEEPMEQDDAK, from the exons AAGACGTGGGTTACAGGAGCGTTGAGATCGCGTCCGCGTTTACGCATCTACCGCAGAAAG AGATGGCCCGGGATACGCCAGGCTCGCCGATGTCCAGACCGAGAGACCTGGTCGGCGGAGTTGGTGCTACGACCACCTTGACATCGGGCGGCTATCACGCTGGCTCCGGCGATCCAGCGAGCCTGCACGGTCACGTGCTGCAGCAGAAGATACTCGAG CTACAGCAGCATCATCAACTTCAGCAACAAATACTGCGGCAACAGTACCAAGCCCAGGAGCGACAGTTGGCCGAGTTACACGAGCAACAGATGCACCAGCTAAAG CTCTGGGAGCAGCAAAAACAGCTGGAAGAGcagaggagagaaaaagagagactcGAAGCACTGAGGAAGAAGGATAAACACGACCACAGTGCGATCGCTTCGACGGAGGTGAAGCAACGACTTCAG AGCTTCCTCGTGAACAAGAAGCAAAGGGAGGCCGCGGCCGCTGCGAACGGGGCCGTACCTGGTACACCCGGATACAGAAGCTG GTTGCAACCGCAATCGGCGGAATCGGCGGGCGCGGCGAACGCTTCGCATCCCTACCGGATGCCACAGATGCTGCAAGAAAAGTTCGCCGATGATTTTCCTCTTCGGAAAACAG CCTCGGAGCCGAACCTGCTGAAGGTGCGACTAAAGCAACGCGTGGAGAGGAACATGGCCGCGTCGAGAAATTCACCCCTGATGACACGCCGGAAGGATCGCCTGCTGTCGCACCTCAAGCGGAAATCACTGCTAGCAA ATTCTAGCAGTAATCCGGAATCTGGGCCTAATTCACCACCGACCGTAAACAATTCTCAAGCGAGTCCCACAGCGGCAGCCAATGCAGCGGCGGCCATCCAAGAA GAGACGGAAAACACCGGCTACGGGGGTCCATTGACCAGCAGCAGTCAGCAAGGTAGCCTGTCGGATCTGTCGTTGTTCAGTTCACCGTCCATGCCCAACATCTCGCTGGGGCGACCTCACGTTCCATCCGGTTCCAGTACG ACCGGTACGAAATTGGCCACCGTCTCGGAGGCAGAGGTACGCGCGGCGTTCACCGCGCGACTAGGGATGCCGCTTACCGGACAAATGTTGCCTGGCACCTTGCCTTTCTACCCATCGTTGACGGTGATCGAGGGAGGAGACGCTGCGTCGAGCGGCGGTTACGTTCACAAACAAATGCAGAATATGGAACACCCGTCGATAACGAACCGGCAACACCCGTCCGCGGTTTACGGCACCGCGACCGCCACGGCTCCCATCACCGACACGCAAGTAGCGCACGCGAGGCTGCAAAAGGCTGGTCACCGGCCTTTAGGTA GTAGGACTCAGTCGGCGCCTCTACCGTTGGGCCATCCGATGCTGCAAGGCGGCATTATGGCGCCGCAGACCCATTACGAGGAGTACCTGGCCGAGAAGCAACTGCACGATCAACAGCAGGCGCACAACTACCTCAAACAACAGATTCGTCAAACGGTGCTGACGCGTGTCGGATCCAGGGGACAGGCGAATCAGCTGGACGAAGCACCGGAGAACGACGAGTCCGCCGAGGTGATAGATCTTACCGGAGGAAAGAAAGATTTGTCGGAAGAGAGCGAGATCTCGAAACAACAACGAGATCGCGAACAGTTTCTTCAGCAGCAGAGAGATCTGATGATGAGACACACCTTGCAAATATCCAACGAGTCGTCGACGGCCTACGGCGGAAGCGGTACCGGTGGCGGCAGCAGGAGCAGTCAGCCGAGTGCCAGACCGCTGTCCAGAGCGCTGTCCAGCCCGTTGGTTCACTTGA CGCGCGACGCAGGTCCTCAGGGAAGCCAAGCCACCACCGGCGATCTGTTCGCGCGCGCTTCTTCCCATCGATCCACTACCGGTTTGGCCTACGATCCGTTAATGTTGAAGCACGCCTGTGTCTGCGGCGAAACGGTTCGTGGTCATCCCGAGCACGGAGGCAGGTTGCAGAGCGTCTGGGCACGGCTTTCGGAGACAGGACTGTTACAGCGCTGCGATCGAATACGTTCGCGCAAAGCCACCCTCGAGGAGATTCAAACGTGTCACAGCGAAGCTCACGCTCTTCTCTTTG GAACGAATCCAATGAACCGACAAAAGCTGGACGTGTCGAAGCTCTCTCAACTTCCGATCAAGAGTTTCGTGCGGCTGCCCTGCGGCGGAGTAGGCGTCGATTCCGACACCACGTGGAACGAACTGAATACCGCGCCGGCCGCCCGAATGGCTGTCGGTTGTGTCGTCGATCTGGCCTTTAAAACCGCCATGGGTGACATTAAGAACGGTTTCGCCGTCGTACGACCGCCCGGACATCACGCCGAAACTAACCAGGCCATGGGTTTCTGCTTCTTCAATTCGGTCGCGATCGCTGCTCGATTGCTTCACCAGAAGCTCGATATTAGGAAAATCTTGATCCTGGATTGG GATGTCCATCATGGGAACGGGACGCAGCAAATGTTCTACGACGACCCACGGGTGCTGTACATGTCGATACACAGGCACGACGAAGGTAACTTCTTTCCAGGAACCGGTGGACCGACCGAGTGCGGGGCTGGCGAGGGTCTGGGCTACAACGTGAACGTAGCCTGGTCCGGTGGGCTGAATCCTCCGATGGGTGACGCGGAATATCTAGCCGCGTTTCGTACGATCGTGATGCCGATCGCGAAGGCGTTCGATCCGAGCATCGTCCTCGTCTCGGCAGGATTCGACGCCGCCGTTGGCCATCCCGCGCCCCTCGGAGGCTACAAAGTTAGCCCCGCTTGCTTCGGCAAGATGACGCAACAGTTGCTCGGACTGGCGAACGGTAAGGTTGTTCTCGCCCTCGAAGGTGGTTACGATTTGGCCGCGATTTGCGACTCCGCCCAAGAATGCGTTCGGGCTCTGCTCGGGGACGAACCTACTCAACTTCGGGAAGAGGAATTGACGAGGATACCTTGTCAAAACGCGGTCGACACGCTGCAAAAGACGATCGCCGTGCAG ATGTCTCATTGGCCTTGCGTCAAGCTGAACGCGCACACGGTGTCGATGAGCGCGATAGAAGCTGGACAGAAAGAGCGCGACGAAACCGAGACGGTCTCCGCGATGGCCTCTCTGTCGATGCAGCAGCCTACCAATTTAAC GACTACCCCAGAACATTCCCGAGAAGTTTCCGAGGAGCCAATGGAACAGGATGACGCCAAATGA